The following coding sequences lie in one Longimicrobium sp. genomic window:
- a CDS encoding TetR/AcrR family transcriptional regulator, with the protein MSVERSAYDEKLESILRAAAAIFAEKGYHQASIRDIARATGVSLSGLYYYFDSKEELLFLIQDHAFGTVLASLERQLEGVEEPHRRLRVLMENHLRYFMGARAEMKVLSHESESLTGEYRRQVNAKKRRLSDIAADILGELRPAGDVDARVATFSLFGMMNWLYNWHRPESDPPVEKLVDDMYRIFLHGYLPDGVTVPDDAGEAAAGETQPIWRSARV; encoded by the coding sequence GTGAGCGTGGAGCGCAGCGCCTACGACGAGAAGCTGGAGAGCATCCTCCGCGCCGCGGCGGCCATCTTCGCGGAGAAGGGCTACCACCAGGCGTCGATCCGCGACATCGCGCGGGCCACGGGGGTGAGCCTGTCGGGGCTGTACTACTACTTCGACAGCAAGGAAGAGCTGCTCTTCCTGATCCAGGACCACGCCTTCGGCACCGTGCTGGCCAGCCTGGAGCGCCAGCTGGAGGGGGTGGAGGAGCCGCACCGGAGGCTACGCGTGCTGATGGAGAACCACCTGCGCTACTTCATGGGCGCGCGCGCGGAGATGAAGGTGCTCTCGCACGAGTCGGAGTCGCTCACCGGCGAGTACCGCCGGCAGGTGAACGCCAAGAAGCGGCGCCTCTCCGACATCGCCGCCGACATCCTGGGCGAGCTGCGCCCGGCGGGCGACGTGGACGCGCGGGTGGCCACCTTCTCGCTCTTCGGGATGATGAACTGGCTGTACAACTGGCACCGCCCCGAGAGCGACCCGCCGGTGGAGAAGCTGGTGGACGACATGTACCGCATCTTCCTGCACGGCTACCTCCCCGACGGCGTCACCGTCCCCGACGACGCCGGCGAGGCCGCCGCGGGCGAAACGCAGCCGATCTGGCGATCCGCCCGGGTCTAG
- a CDS encoding enoyl-CoA hydratase/isomerase family protein, translating to MATATAEVPATETAAKTLVHYEVRDGVAIFTLDDPPANTYTHEMMRQLDEAILRARFDTAVDVIVIVGAGEKFFCAGANINMLQQADPTWKYYFCLHANETLLRLEHTPKLVIAAMNGHTVGGGLEIAMAADLRVARRGAGKVGLPEVALGVLPGTGGTQRLTRLVGVSRAIELMAEGGNFDFDQAAQLGIVNRVLDAESRDAFLEQVLEYARKFTRPGKATFAVGNIKRSCQTGGALPLEQGLALERELQALLFNSSDAKEGLTAYVEKRQPHFSGK from the coding sequence ATGGCTACCGCGACCGCTGAAGTGCCGGCCACCGAGACCGCCGCGAAGACCCTGGTGCACTACGAGGTGCGGGACGGCGTGGCGATCTTCACGCTCGACGACCCGCCGGCCAACACCTACACGCACGAGATGATGCGCCAGCTGGACGAGGCGATCCTCCGGGCGCGCTTCGACACGGCGGTCGACGTGATCGTGATCGTGGGGGCGGGCGAGAAGTTCTTCTGCGCGGGCGCCAACATCAACATGCTGCAGCAGGCCGACCCCACCTGGAAGTACTACTTCTGCCTGCACGCCAACGAGACGCTGCTGCGCCTGGAGCACACGCCCAAGCTGGTGATCGCGGCCATGAACGGCCACACGGTGGGCGGCGGGCTGGAGATCGCCATGGCGGCCGACCTGCGCGTCGCGCGCCGGGGCGCCGGCAAGGTGGGGCTCCCCGAGGTGGCGCTGGGCGTGCTCCCCGGCACCGGCGGCACGCAGCGGCTGACGCGGCTGGTGGGCGTCTCCCGGGCGATCGAGCTGATGGCCGAGGGGGGCAACTTCGACTTCGACCAGGCGGCGCAGCTGGGGATCGTGAACCGGGTGCTGGACGCCGAGAGCCGCGACGCCTTCCTGGAGCAGGTGCTGGAGTACGCCCGCAAGTTCACGCGCCCCGGCAAGGCCACCTTCGCGGTGGGCAACATCAAGCGCAGCTGCCAGACGGGCGGCGCGCTGCCGCTGGAGCAGGGGCTGGCGCTGGAGCGCGAGCTGCAGGCGCTGCTCTTCAACTCCAGCGACGCCAAGGAGGGCCTCACGGCCTACGTCGAGAAGCGCCAGCCGCACTTCTCCGGCAAGTAA
- a CDS encoding aldehyde dehydrogenase family protein, with the protein MADTTTAAGAEVQPGRLFIGGEWQDAASGKTFETWNPSTGEVLAEVAEGGADDVDRAVKAAREAFERGPWAGMDARKRGKLLWAIADRLEERADELARLETLDNGKPLREARAFDIEGSIECFRYYAGWADKLDGDVIPIPGPYLNYTRREPVGVCGQIIPWNYPLQMAAWKVAPALACGNTVVLKPAEQTPLTALELARAAHEAGLPPGVLNVVPGFGETAGAALVRHPDVDKIAFTGSTEVGKVIQREAAATLKRVSLELGGKSPNIVLADADLEAAVRGATSAIFYNTGQACTAGSRLLVEEKVREEFMEKLVKRAGGMRPGDPLDPKCRMGPLVSREQLDRVMGFVEKGKEEGAELVLGGDRPEIDGKKGYFLNPTIFDRVTPEMTIAREEIFGPVLAVTPFADAEEAVEIGNRTIYGLAAAVWTQDVKKAHRIAHALRAGTVWVNMYHTLDTGSPFGGYKQSGYGRELGRYALDLYTQVKSIWVNLG; encoded by the coding sequence ATGGCAGACACGACGACGGCGGCGGGGGCCGAGGTCCAGCCCGGCAGGCTCTTCATCGGCGGCGAGTGGCAGGACGCGGCGTCGGGGAAGACGTTCGAGACCTGGAACCCGTCCACGGGCGAGGTGCTCGCCGAGGTGGCCGAGGGCGGCGCGGACGACGTGGACCGCGCCGTGAAGGCCGCGCGCGAGGCGTTCGAGCGCGGGCCGTGGGCGGGGATGGACGCCCGCAAGCGGGGGAAGCTCCTCTGGGCCATCGCCGACCGGCTGGAGGAGCGCGCCGACGAGCTGGCGCGGCTGGAGACGCTCGACAACGGCAAGCCGCTGCGCGAGGCGCGCGCCTTCGACATCGAGGGCAGCATCGAGTGCTTCCGCTACTACGCCGGCTGGGCCGACAAGCTCGACGGCGACGTGATCCCGATCCCGGGTCCGTACCTGAACTACACGCGGCGCGAGCCGGTGGGCGTCTGCGGACAGATCATCCCGTGGAACTACCCGCTGCAGATGGCCGCGTGGAAGGTGGCGCCGGCGCTGGCGTGCGGGAACACCGTGGTCCTCAAGCCCGCCGAGCAGACGCCGCTCACCGCGCTGGAGCTGGCGCGCGCCGCGCACGAGGCGGGGCTGCCGCCGGGGGTGCTGAACGTGGTCCCCGGCTTCGGCGAGACGGCGGGCGCCGCGCTGGTGCGCCACCCCGACGTGGACAAGATCGCCTTCACGGGGTCGACCGAGGTCGGCAAGGTCATCCAGCGCGAGGCGGCGGCCACCCTCAAGCGCGTCTCCCTGGAGCTGGGCGGCAAGAGCCCCAACATCGTGCTGGCCGACGCCGACCTGGAGGCGGCGGTGCGCGGGGCCACCTCGGCCATCTTCTACAACACCGGCCAGGCCTGCACCGCGGGCTCGCGGCTCCTGGTGGAAGAGAAGGTGCGCGAGGAGTTCATGGAGAAGCTGGTCAAGCGCGCCGGGGGGATGCGCCCCGGCGACCCGCTGGACCCCAAGTGCCGGATGGGCCCGCTGGTCTCGCGCGAGCAGCTGGACCGGGTGATGGGCTTCGTGGAGAAGGGGAAGGAGGAGGGCGCCGAGCTGGTGCTGGGCGGCGACCGCCCCGAGATCGACGGGAAGAAGGGCTACTTCCTGAACCCCACCATCTTCGACCGCGTGACGCCGGAGATGACCATCGCGCGCGAGGAGATCTTCGGCCCCGTGCTGGCGGTGACCCCCTTCGCCGACGCGGAGGAGGCGGTCGAGATCGGCAACCGCACCATCTACGGCCTGGCCGCCGCGGTGTGGACGCAGGACGTGAAGAAGGCGCACAGGATCGCGCACGCGCTGCGCGCCGGCACGGTGTGGGTGAACATGTACCACACGCTCGACACCGGCTCGCCGTTCGGCGGCTACAAGCAGTCCGGCTACGGCCGCGAGCTGGGCAGGTACGCGCTCGACCTGTACACGCAGGTGAAGAGCATCTGGGTGAACCTGGGGTAA
- a CDS encoding acetyl-CoA C-acyltransferase, with translation MTDALIIDAVRTPIGRFAGALSSVRPDDLAATVVKAIVERTGIDPALVDDMIFGCANQAGEDNRNVARMAGLLAGLPVTVAGQTVNRLCGSGLQAVRSAAHAVKAGEGEVFIAGGVESMSRAPWVMLKPTEGFPRGVPETADSLLGWRFVNPKMPKEWTVSLGETAEIVAAEYGVTREEQDAFALASQRRSCAAIAEGHFRGEIAPVEVPQRKGPPLVVDTDEHPRPDTSAEGLAALKPAFRREGGTVTAGNSSGLNDGAAALLVTSTGAAERLGLAPLARVVASDVAGVEPHRMGIGPVPATRKALARAGLSIDDIGLVELNEAFAAQSVACIKALGVDPARVNVSGGAVAMGHPLGSSGARILTTLVHEMRRQSVRYGLATMCIGVGQGISMIVERVEG, from the coding sequence ATGACCGACGCGCTGATCATCGACGCCGTCCGCACGCCGATCGGGCGCTTCGCGGGGGCGCTCTCCTCCGTCCGGCCGGACGACCTGGCGGCCACCGTGGTCAAGGCGATCGTCGAGCGCACGGGGATCGACCCGGCGCTGGTGGACGACATGATCTTCGGCTGCGCCAACCAGGCGGGCGAGGACAACCGCAACGTCGCCCGCATGGCCGGGCTCCTGGCCGGCCTCCCCGTCACCGTGGCGGGGCAGACGGTGAACCGCCTCTGCGGCTCGGGGCTCCAGGCGGTCCGCAGCGCCGCGCACGCCGTCAAAGCCGGCGAGGGCGAGGTGTTCATCGCCGGCGGCGTGGAGAGCATGTCGCGGGCGCCCTGGGTGATGCTCAAGCCGACCGAGGGCTTCCCCCGCGGCGTCCCCGAGACGGCCGACTCGCTGCTGGGGTGGCGCTTCGTGAACCCGAAGATGCCGAAGGAGTGGACCGTCAGCCTGGGCGAGACGGCCGAGATCGTCGCCGCCGAGTACGGCGTCACCCGCGAGGAGCAGGACGCCTTCGCGCTCGCCAGCCAGCGGCGCTCGTGCGCGGCCATCGCCGAGGGGCACTTCCGCGGCGAGATCGCCCCCGTCGAGGTCCCGCAGCGCAAGGGCCCGCCCCTGGTGGTCGACACCGACGAGCATCCGCGGCCGGACACGAGCGCCGAGGGGCTCGCGGCGCTCAAGCCCGCCTTCCGCAGGGAGGGCGGCACGGTGACGGCCGGCAACTCGTCGGGGCTCAACGACGGCGCGGCAGCGCTGCTGGTGACGTCCACCGGGGCGGCGGAGCGGCTGGGGCTCGCCCCCCTGGCGCGCGTGGTGGCGAGCGACGTGGCGGGCGTGGAGCCGCACCGCATGGGGATCGGCCCCGTCCCGGCCACTCGGAAGGCGCTCGCCCGCGCGGGGCTGTCCATCGACGACATCGGCCTGGTGGAGCTGAACGAGGCCTTCGCGGCGCAGTCCGTGGCCTGCATCAAGGCGCTGGGGGTCGACCCGGCGCGGGTGAACGTCTCCGGCGGCGCGGTGGCGATGGGGCACCCGCTGGGCTCGTCGGGCGCGCGCATCCTCACCACGCTCGTCCACGAGATGCGCCGCCAGAGCGTGCGCTACGGGCTGGCGACCATGTGCATCGGCGTGGGCCAGGGGATCTCGATGATCGTGGAGCGGGTGGAGGGATGA
- a CDS encoding enoyl-CoA hydratase-related protein: MTERAEAAESGLVLLRVEDGVAWITLNRPDRLNAFAGAMRDDLYEAIDRADAEPAARVLVITGAGRGFCTGADVEVMSDLLARGDDAAFERLVEAGMRVIRRLARVGKPVVAAVNGPAAGAGASLALACDVRIASERASIGITFNRIGLHPDWGATYFLPRLVGRGRAAELVLTGRMVEAEEALRIGLFERVVPADAFDEEVRKLALELAARPPLALAAAKRSLARSLDEPLDAMLAAERDAQMHCFRSADAREGIAAFNEKRRPVFRGE, encoded by the coding sequence ATGACGGAGCGCGCGGAGGCGGCGGAGAGCGGCCTGGTCCTGCTGCGCGTGGAGGACGGCGTCGCCTGGATCACCCTCAACCGCCCCGACCGGCTGAACGCCTTCGCCGGGGCGATGCGCGACGACCTGTACGAGGCCATCGACCGCGCGGACGCCGAGCCCGCGGCGCGCGTGCTGGTGATCACCGGCGCCGGCCGCGGCTTCTGCACCGGCGCCGACGTGGAGGTGATGAGCGACCTGCTCGCCCGCGGCGACGACGCGGCGTTCGAGCGGCTGGTGGAGGCGGGGATGCGGGTGATCCGGCGCCTGGCGCGCGTCGGGAAGCCCGTGGTCGCCGCGGTGAACGGCCCCGCGGCGGGCGCCGGCGCGTCGCTCGCCCTCGCCTGCGACGTGCGGATCGCGTCGGAGCGCGCGTCGATCGGGATCACCTTCAACCGCATCGGCCTGCACCCCGACTGGGGGGCGACGTACTTCCTCCCGCGCCTGGTGGGCCGCGGCCGCGCCGCCGAGCTGGTGCTGACGGGGCGGATGGTGGAGGCGGAGGAGGCGCTGCGCATCGGCCTCTTTGAGCGCGTGGTCCCGGCGGACGCGTTCGACGAGGAGGTGAGGAAGCTGGCCCTGGAGCTCGCCGCCAGGCCGCCCCTGGCGCTCGCCGCCGCGAAACGCTCTCTCGCCCGCTCCCTCGACGAGCCGCTGGACGCCATGCTCGCCGCCGAGCGCGACGCCCAGATGCACTGCTTCCGCTCCGCCGACGCGCGCGAGGGGATCGCCGCCTTCAACGAGAAGCGCCGGCCGGTGTTCCGGGGGGAGTAG
- a CDS encoding P1 family peptidase codes for MPALPRVLAALLVLTMLPATDGSAQARPRAREAGVVAGILPPGPLNAITDVAGVRVGQVTVVEGDSVHTGVTAVLPHGGDLFRERVPAAIHVGNGFGKLLGVTQVRELGELETPILLTCTLCVWKAADAMVAWLLARPGMEDVRSINPVVGETNDGGLNDIRARPIRPEHVVRALESASAGPVEEGSVGAGAGTVAFGWKGGIGTSSRRLPASLGGHTVGVLVQSNYGGVLTINGAPVGRELGRYAFQRELAPPAAGPGDRGDGSIMMVVATDAPLDARNLERLAARALTGLARTGASMTNGSGDYVIAFSTAAEVRRRGGATPASVADLPNDALSPLFQAVAEATEEAIYNSLFRATTVRGRRATVEALPLDQTLEVLRRYDALHWDRTLPPGRRP; via the coding sequence GTGCCCGCTCTCCCCCGTGTCCTCGCCGCCCTCCTGGTGCTGACGATGCTCCCCGCGACCGACGGCTCCGCCCAGGCGCGCCCCCGCGCGCGCGAGGCGGGCGTGGTGGCCGGCATCCTCCCGCCCGGCCCGCTGAACGCCATCACCGACGTGGCCGGCGTGCGCGTGGGCCAGGTGACGGTCGTCGAGGGCGACTCCGTCCACACCGGGGTGACGGCGGTCCTCCCGCACGGGGGCGACCTCTTCCGCGAGCGCGTCCCCGCCGCCATCCACGTGGGCAACGGCTTCGGCAAGCTGCTGGGCGTCACGCAGGTGCGCGAGCTGGGCGAGCTGGAGACCCCGATCCTGCTCACCTGCACCCTCTGTGTCTGGAAGGCGGCCGACGCGATGGTGGCGTGGCTGCTGGCCCGGCCGGGGATGGAGGACGTGCGCTCCATCAACCCCGTGGTGGGCGAGACGAACGACGGCGGCCTGAACGACATCCGCGCCCGCCCGATCCGCCCCGAGCACGTGGTCCGCGCCCTGGAGTCGGCCTCGGCCGGGCCGGTGGAAGAAGGCTCCGTCGGCGCGGGGGCGGGGACGGTGGCCTTCGGGTGGAAGGGGGGGATCGGCACCAGTTCGCGGCGGCTCCCGGCGAGCCTGGGCGGCCACACGGTGGGGGTGCTGGTGCAGAGCAACTACGGCGGGGTGCTGACGATCAACGGCGCGCCGGTGGGGCGCGAGCTGGGCCGCTACGCCTTCCAGCGCGAGCTGGCGCCGCCCGCGGCGGGGCCCGGGGACCGCGGCGACGGCAGCATCATGATGGTGGTGGCCACCGACGCCCCGCTCGACGCGCGCAACCTCGAGCGCCTTGCCGCGCGCGCGCTCACGGGGCTGGCGCGCACGGGGGCCAGCATGACCAACGGCTCGGGCGACTACGTGATCGCCTTCTCCACCGCCGCCGAGGTGCGCCGCCGCGGAGGCGCCACCCCGGCCAGCGTGGCCGACCTGCCGAACGACGCCCTCTCGCCGCTCTTCCAGGCCGTCGCCGAGGCCACGGAGGAGGCGATCTACAACTCGCTCTTCCGCGCCACCACCGTCCGCGGCCGCCGCGCCACCGTCGAGGCCCTCCCGCTGGACCAGACGCTCGAGGTCCTGCGCCGCTACGACGCGCTCCACTGGGACCGCACGCTGCCGCCGGGCCGCAGGCCGTAG
- a CDS encoding carboxypeptidase regulatory-like domain-containing protein, with protein sequence MRTRLLLPILLLGAAARLSAQTVAGEAVDPESGERISSAMVVLLDAAGSEVGSTLTDDAGRFVLRAGGPGTYTLRLERVGYANATSPALRLEAGQTLQYRLSAAAQRIQLQGIVVTGRSRCAPRAQGGVQVTTLWEEARKALRGTRGTEEARPYRYLVRRWTRATRAGDDLVLQDSSGTQSAFLAKPFVSVPAYRLELGWVQAERGNTVYFAPDADILTSGFFQESHCFHVAEAPRGHRDWVGLAFEPVRERRVPDVEGVLWLDAATAELRRLEYRYTGLNIRGPVAGRLGGEVDFHRLPDGAWIVRSWRIRLPMVEEQSTAVGGFRHLAVITALREEGGDVAEIRTAGGRPVPLEGLAQLAGAVYDSTRARPLAGARVSLSGTQLAAVTDSAGAYVLRDLAAGEYEVEVTHPRLDSLGHAFDPARVSVRRSATARRDFHVPSMGTLLTQACPRTPGTAALAGRVRSTDGVALPAAPVTVSWTGEAGADSVRLQADAGGVFRACSVPVGVPLQVRAAMGGSTATSTLRLAADQRAHQDLSIDLPRTTLAQAAAAAARSAPAGVAEQAMARTVTGQVIDASTNRPVGAATVHLGGQRVLTGRDGRFLFEEVLPGQYALQVSHASYPERSTFVNVLDAPGTDIEVKVAPAENRGSSAAESRVAAQANTEAVASAETGTDAAQRGGAAAQGQAVALQPIVATARPIQRLAGTGRSRGARSTRITREEIEPRLEAMHSVGDLVRTIPGISVLDDPRALRFLTRGTVVSVFVDGLYADDIIVRNLQPKSIESVEFIPNGDPRYAMGPILLVWTLTGERGSRREVVERPNANTQP encoded by the coding sequence ATGCGGACCAGACTTCTCCTCCCGATCCTCCTCCTCGGAGCCGCCGCGCGGCTCTCCGCCCAGACCGTGGCGGGCGAAGCCGTCGACCCCGAGAGCGGCGAGCGCATCTCCAGCGCCATGGTGGTGCTCCTGGACGCGGCCGGCAGCGAGGTGGGGAGCACCCTCACCGACGACGCCGGCCGCTTCGTGCTCCGCGCCGGCGGCCCCGGCACCTACACCCTGCGCCTGGAGCGGGTGGGCTACGCCAATGCCACCTCCCCGGCGCTCCGGCTGGAGGCGGGGCAGACGCTGCAGTACCGGCTCTCGGCCGCCGCCCAGCGCATCCAGCTGCAGGGGATCGTGGTGACCGGGAGGAGCCGCTGCGCCCCGCGCGCGCAGGGGGGCGTGCAGGTGACCACCCTGTGGGAGGAGGCCCGCAAGGCGCTCCGGGGCACGCGCGGCACCGAGGAGGCGCGCCCCTACCGCTACCTGGTCAGGCGCTGGACCCGCGCCACCCGCGCGGGCGACGACCTGGTGCTGCAGGACAGCTCGGGGACCCAGAGCGCCTTCCTGGCCAAGCCGTTCGTGAGCGTCCCCGCCTACCGCCTGGAGCTGGGGTGGGTGCAGGCCGAGCGCGGCAACACCGTCTACTTCGCCCCCGACGCCGACATCCTCACCTCGGGCTTCTTCCAGGAGTCGCACTGCTTCCACGTGGCCGAGGCCCCGCGCGGGCACCGCGACTGGGTGGGGCTCGCCTTCGAGCCCGTGCGCGAGCGGCGCGTCCCCGACGTGGAGGGGGTGCTCTGGCTCGACGCCGCCACCGCCGAGCTGCGCCGCCTGGAGTACCGCTACACCGGGCTCAACATCCGCGGCCCCGTGGCGGGCCGCCTGGGCGGCGAGGTGGACTTCCACCGCCTCCCCGATGGCGCCTGGATCGTGCGCAGCTGGCGCATCCGCCTGCCGATGGTCGAGGAGCAGAGCACCGCCGTGGGCGGCTTCCGGCACCTGGCCGTGATCACGGCGCTGCGCGAGGAGGGCGGCGACGTTGCCGAGATCCGCACCGCCGGCGGGCGCCCGGTGCCGCTGGAGGGCCTCGCCCAGCTGGCCGGCGCCGTCTACGACAGCACCCGCGCCCGGCCGCTCGCCGGCGCGCGGGTGTCGCTCTCGGGCACCCAGCTCGCCGCCGTCACCGACTCCGCCGGCGCCTACGTGCTGCGCGACCTGGCCGCGGGCGAGTACGAGGTCGAAGTCACCCACCCGCGGCTCGACTCGCTGGGCCACGCCTTCGACCCCGCGCGGGTGAGCGTGCGCCGCTCGGCCACCGCCCGCCGCGACTTCCACGTGCCCTCCATGGGCACGCTCCTCACCCAGGCGTGCCCGCGCACCCCCGGGACGGCCGCCCTGGCCGGCCGGGTGCGGAGCACCGACGGGGTGGCGCTGCCCGCCGCGCCCGTCACCGTGTCGTGGACGGGCGAGGCCGGCGCCGACAGCGTGCGGCTGCAGGCCGACGCCGGCGGCGTCTTCCGCGCCTGCTCCGTCCCCGTGGGCGTGCCGCTGCAGGTGCGCGCGGCCATGGGCGGCTCCACCGCCACCTCCACGCTGCGCCTGGCCGCCGACCAGCGGGCGCACCAGGACCTCTCCATCGACCTGCCGCGCACCACGCTGGCCCAGGCGGCGGCCGCGGCCGCGCGCAGCGCCCCCGCGGGCGTGGCGGAGCAGGCCATGGCCCGCACCGTCACCGGGCAGGTGATCGACGCGTCCACCAACCGGCCGGTGGGCGCCGCCACGGTACATCTGGGCGGGCAGCGCGTGCTCACCGGCCGCGACGGGCGCTTCCTCTTCGAGGAGGTGCTGCCGGGGCAGTACGCGCTGCAGGTGTCGCACGCCAGCTACCCCGAGCGCAGCACCTTCGTGAACGTCCTGGACGCGCCCGGCACCGACATCGAGGTCAAGGTGGCCCCGGCGGAGAACCGCGGCTCGTCGGCGGCCGAGTCGCGCGTGGCCGCCCAGGCCAACACCGAGGCGGTGGCGAGCGCCGAGACCGGGACCGATGCCGCCCAGCGCGGGGGCGCCGCCGCGCAGGGGCAGGCGGTGGCGCTGCAGCCGATCGTCGCCACCGCGCGCCCGATCCAGCGGCTGGCCGGCACCGGCCGCTCGCGCGGGGCGCGCAGCACCCGCATCACCCGCGAAGAGATCGAGCCGCGCCTGGAGGCCATGCACAGCGTGGGCGACCTGGTGCGCACCATCCCCGGCATCAGCGTGCTCGACGACCCGCGGGCGCTGCGCTTCCTCACGCGCGGAACGGTCGTCTCCGTGTTCGTCGACGGGCTGTACGCCGACGACATCATCGTGCGCAACCTGCAGCCCAAGAGCATCGAGAGCGTGGAGTTCATCCCCAACGGCGACCCGCGCTACGCCATGGGCCCCATCCTCCTGGTGTGGACGCTCACCGGCGAGCGCGGCTCGCGCCGCGAGGTCGTGGAGCGGCCCAACGCCAACACGCAGCCCTGA
- a CDS encoding DUF4337 domain-containing protein: MEATDAAELIAEIREERAEHEADEKFRNRAALLIAILAAALAIGSLGGGNATDDLVHNNIKASDTWAFYQAKNVRQTAYRLAADELEVRLAAPGLAPEARRALEEKLGRYRETIARYDDEPDPRAPGDSLRGEGKKQLSAQARAYERERERAGARDGNFDYSEVFLQLAIVLGSVAILATSRRVLAVSVALGALGTLLMLNGFLLLFPLPF; this comes from the coding sequence ATGGAAGCGACGGATGCCGCCGAGCTGATCGCAGAGATCAGGGAGGAGCGCGCCGAGCACGAAGCCGACGAGAAGTTCCGCAACCGGGCCGCGCTGCTGATCGCCATCCTGGCGGCGGCGCTGGCGATCGGCAGCCTGGGCGGCGGCAACGCCACCGACGACCTGGTGCACAACAACATCAAGGCGAGCGACACCTGGGCCTTCTACCAGGCCAAGAACGTGCGCCAGACCGCCTACCGCCTGGCCGCCGACGAGCTGGAGGTGCGGCTCGCCGCGCCGGGGCTGGCCCCCGAGGCGCGGCGGGCGCTCGAGGAGAAGCTCGGTCGCTACCGCGAGACCATCGCCCGCTACGACGACGAGCCCGACCCGCGGGCGCCGGGCGACAGCCTGCGCGGCGAGGGGAAGAAGCAGCTCTCGGCGCAGGCGCGGGCCTACGAGCGCGAGCGCGAGCGGGCCGGGGCGCGCGACGGCAACTTCGACTACTCCGAGGTCTTCCTGCAGCTGGCCATCGTGCTGGGCTCCGTGGCCATCCTGGCCACCTCGCGCAGGGTGCTGGCGGTCTCCGTGGCGCTGGGCGCGCTCGGCACGCTGCTGATGCTCAACGGCTTCCTCCTGCTCTTCCCCCTGCCCTTCTGA